The Mycolicibacterium parafortuitum nucleotide sequence CGATGCCCTTGGGCAGGCCCGTGGTGCCCGACGAGTACAGCACCCACAGCGGGTGGTCGAACGGCACCGGATCGAACTCCAGCGCGCCGGCCGCGGCGGTGAAATCCGCCCAGCTCGTGGCACCGGCCAGTTCGGCGGCGCGGTCGAGGTAGGGCACCAGAACCGTGGTGCGCACCGTCGGCAGCTGCTCACGCAACGCGTCCACCCGGTCCCGGATGTCGAACCTCTTGCCGCCGTAGCAGTAACCGTCCACGGCCAGCAGCACCACGGGTTCGATCTGGGCGAACCGGTCGAGCACCGCACGGGCGCCGAAGTCCGGAGAACACGACGACCAGATCGCGCCGAGGGAAGCCGCCGCCAGGAACATCACCAGCGTCTCGACACAGTTCGGCGCCAGCGCCACCACCCGGTCCCCGCGGCCGACGCCCGCGGCGATCAGGCCGGCGCGCGCCCGCCCGACCAGATCGCGCAGTTCGCCGTAACTGACCGTGCGTTCGACTCCGTCCTCGCGGGAGAACTCGACCGCGGTGTCGAAATCGTGCCGGCCGGGCGCGTCGGTCAACGCGTGCTCGGCGTAGTTGAGGGTGGCCCCGGGGAACCACTGCGCCCCGGGCATCTCCGTGCCGCCGAGCGCGCACTGCGGCGCATCGTGGAAGACGACCTCGCAGAAGCCGGCGACGGCGGACCAGAAACCCTCCGGATCACGCACCGACCATGCGTGCAACGCGCGGTAATCCAGCTCATCGGCGATCTGCGTGTCACGGCACATGTTGGCCCACCGGGTGAAGCGGACCAGTGCGGTGTCGCGCACCGTCTCGGGGTCGGGACGCCAGAGCACCGCAGGTTCCGATCCGGGAGTGCTGGACGAGTCCATGGGGGCGTTCTCCTTCATGGCCGGGCGCGGTCGCAGTAAGTGCTATGAAACAGGATTCAATCTAGATGAACTGATGCGGCCCCCGGTAGCGCCGAGCCGGGCGACCGCGGAGAATGCCCGCGTGACAATGCCGCGGCCCACTGACAGGCCGCGCTCGACCGGTCCCACCGTCACCGGCGCACTGCCGACCAAGGCGCACTGATCTTTTCGACGCGGCTCCCGGGTCGGGATGGTGCCGGCGCCGACGGCGGACAGTGAAGTTCAGCACTCCAGAAACTTATTTGATCCTATTGAAACCGGTGTTACTCTTACGCCGTGGCTGAACAGCAGAGTGCACCTGCGGGAATGAGGGTCATCACCCGCGAGCAGTGGGGTCCCGACCAGGGCCTGCTCACCGGCGGAACGTGGCGCGAGATCGTCGGTCCGCGCGCGGGCGCCGAATGCCGCGGCCTCTACGACCTCCAGTTCGACGAGGACGGCGAGACGACCCAGCTCACGCACACCTCCGAGGCCGCGTACTACGTCGTCGGCGGCGTCGGCACCGTCGTCCATGGCACCGACGGCGGCTCCCAGGACCTCGTCGAGGGATCCATGGTGCACGTCAGGCCGGGAACCCCGTACCGCCTGATCGGGCTGGCAGGCACCCGGATCGTCGGTGGGCCGTGCCCGTCCGGGTCGCCGATCACCGGGGCACCGGTCGTCGCGTCCGAGTCGGCGGAGGTGTGGCCCGAGATCTCGGTGCATCATCGCGACTCCCCCGGTCTGCTGGTGCCGTTCATCTCCCAGGACGCCCGCCTGGTGGTGTGGCTCGGGATCGGCGCCGTGGCGGCCAACATGAACTACGTCGTCCTGCAGCCCGGCGAGCGCAACAAGGAACACGTGCACGCGTACTCCGAGGACACCATCCACATCCTGGAAGGGCACGGCACCGCCGAAAACGTCACCACGGGAGAGAAACTGCAGTTCGGGCCCGGCGACACCATCCACATCGAGATCGGCTTCTGGCACGCGGTGGCTGCTGACCGCGGCGAGCGGGTGGTCAGCGTCGGTGGGCCGTGCCCGGCCGACGTCGACATGCTGCGCGCTGCCGGCGTCGACGTGGACGGGATCGAATTGCCGCCGGGGACATCGCTTCCGGCCCCCGGACTGGCCCGGTAGTCGGCAGCCACGCACCGGCCGCGCGAGACACGAAAGGGCCGCCCGTCGATTTCGACGGGCGGCCCTTTCGCTGTCGGGGTACCGGGTCAGTGCGCGACGCCGAAGAACAGCTCCTCGAGGGCGCCTTCTTCGAGCAGCGCGCTTGCGTCGACCGCGGGGGCGAGCGTGCCGTCGGACATGAAGTGCACCCGGTCGACGGCGGGCAGGCAGATCCGGGGGTGCTCCTCGATGATCCAGAGCACGCCCGCTCCACGGTCACGCAGCCGCTGGATGTCGGCGATACGCTCGCGCACGATCAGCGGTGCGAGCCCGGTGGTCGGCTCGTCGAGCATCAGCAGCGACGGCGAACTCACCAGCGCGCAGGCGATCGCGAGCATCTGCCGTTCACCACCGGACAGCGTCGCCGCCGCCTGCTTGATGCGTTCGTTGAGCCGGGGGAACTGCACGAGCACCTCTTTGGTGGTCGCGCGCGCCTCGGAAAGACTGCCGCGACACGACACCTGCAGGTTCTCCTGCACGGAGAGCTCGGGAAACACGTTGCCCTGCTGGGGAACATAGCCGATCCCGAGTTCGGCGATGTGGTTCTGCGGCACCGCCGCGAGGTCCTTGCCGTCGAACCGCAGGGTGCCGCCCATCACCGGCAGCGACCGGGCGATGCACTTCATCAGCGAGGACTTGCCGGCGCCGTTGGGTCCGACGATCGCGACGATCTCGCCCGCCGCGACCCGCAGCGTCGCGTCGCGGACCACCGTCAGCGGGCCGTACCCGGTACTCAATCCGTCCGTTTCAAGCAACATCGGATTCCTCCGCTCCGCCGAGGTAGATACGTTTGACGTTGGGATCGTTGCCGATCTGCTCGGGGGTGCCCGACGCGATCACCGCACCGGTCTCCAGCACATGCACCTTGGCGGCCAGTTCCAGCACGAAGCTCAGGTTGTGGTCGATGACCAGGACGCCGATGCCGCGGGCGGCGATTCCCCGGATGATTCCGGACAGCACCTCGATCTGGTTGACCGTCATCGCTGCGGCTGGTTCGTCGAGCAGCAGCATGCGCGGTGCCAGCGCGAGCTGGCGCAGGATCTCGACCAGTTTGGCGTCCCCGGGCGAAAGATCGCTCATCGCACGGTCTCCGAGGTGCGCGGCGTCGGCCTGCTCGAGTTGAGCCCACGCAGCGTCGTGCGCCTCACGGCGACGTCTGCGGTCCTTGGTCCAGCTCACGAACGGCGACCAGGGGTGGTCCAGCGTGTTTCCGGTCAGCGCCAGCGCGACGTTCTCGACCACCGTCATCGAGCTGAAGCCGACCGGTGTCTGGAACGTGCGTACCAGTCCGGCACGCGCCACCTTGTGGGCGGGCAGACCGGTCAGCTCGGTCCCGCCGAAGACGACCCGCCCGGCGTAGGGCGTGCCGAACCCCGAGATCACGTTGAACAGAGTGGTCTTGCCCGCGCCATTGGGTCCGATCAGCGCGGTGATCTCCGCGCTCGAGATCGTGATGTCGACGTCGCGCAGCGCCTGGACACCACCGAAGGTCTTGTTGACACCGATGACCTGAAGGTCAGGCGTTTTGGTCATTGGCACTCCCGGTCAGAATCGGTGTGGACACTGCGGCCGGGCCGGCCCCTGCCGCGGCCGGAGCGGGTACCTGCCTGGTGTGGCGCCGCCGCAACCTCGCGAACGTCCCGCTCTCGCTGAGCAGTCCGTCGGGACGCCAGCGCAGGACCGCGATCAGCAGCAGACCCACCAGCAGCGGATGCGCCGCCGCGTGCAGATTGGACAGCTCCGGCGGCACACTGACCAGCCGGACCATCTCGCTGGCGCCGGTCAGCAGCAGTGCGCCGACGATCGGGCCGAACCGGCTGCCCAGCCCACCGATGACCAGTCCGGCCCACAGCGTGAACGTCAGGTGCGAACTGAACACCGACGGCACCAGAGCGCCCAGGATCCACGAGTAGGCCGGCCCGACGAACAGCCCGCACATCAGGCCCACGGTCGCGTAGGTGGA carries:
- a CDS encoding cupin domain-containing protein — encoded protein: MAEQQSAPAGMRVITREQWGPDQGLLTGGTWREIVGPRAGAECRGLYDLQFDEDGETTQLTHTSEAAYYVVGGVGTVVHGTDGGSQDLVEGSMVHVRPGTPYRLIGLAGTRIVGGPCPSGSPITGAPVVASESAEVWPEISVHHRDSPGLLVPFISQDARLVVWLGIGAVAANMNYVVLQPGERNKEHVHAYSEDTIHILEGHGTAENVTTGEKLQFGPGDTIHIEIGFWHAVAADRGERVVSVGGPCPADVDMLRAAGVDVDGIELPPGTSLPAPGLAR
- a CDS encoding ABC transporter ATP-binding protein is translated as MLLETDGLSTGYGPLTVVRDATLRVAAGEIVAIVGPNGAGKSSLMKCIARSLPVMGGTLRFDGKDLAAVPQNHIAELGIGYVPQQGNVFPELSVQENLQVSCRGSLSEARATTKEVLVQFPRLNERIKQAAATLSGGERQMLAIACALVSSPSLLMLDEPTTGLAPLIVRERIADIQRLRDRGAGVLWIIEEHPRICLPAVDRVHFMSDGTLAPAVDASALLEEGALEELFFGVAH
- a CDS encoding ABC transporter ATP-binding protein gives rise to the protein MTKTPDLQVIGVNKTFGGVQALRDVDITISSAEITALIGPNGAGKTTLFNVISGFGTPYAGRVVFGGTELTGLPAHKVARAGLVRTFQTPVGFSSMTVVENVALALTGNTLDHPWSPFVSWTKDRRRRREAHDAAWAQLEQADAAHLGDRAMSDLSPGDAKLVEILRQLALAPRMLLLDEPAAAMTVNQIEVLSGIIRGIAARGIGVLVIDHNLSFVLELAAKVHVLETGAVIASGTPEQIGNDPNVKRIYLGGAEESDVA